The DNA window GCTCGCCGAACACGGCGCGGACGGAAACTTCGTGCGCTCCGAGACCATCGAAGAGTTCGTCGCGGCGCTGGAGAAGCCGCGCCGGGTGCTGATCATGGTCAAGGCGGGCGATCCGACCGACGCGGTCATCGAGGAACTGGCCGCGGCAATGGAGCCGGGCGACATCATCATCGACGGCGGCAACGCCCTCTACACCGACACCATTCGCCGCGAGGCCGCGATGAAGGCGCGCGGGCTGAACTTCGTCGGCGCGGGCATCTCCGGCGGCGAGGAGGGCGCTTTGAACGGCCCGTCGATCATGCCGGGCGGACCGAAGGAGTCCTACGAATCCCTCGGCCCGCTGCTGGAGTCGATCGCGGCGCAGGTCGACGGCACGCCGTGCTGCACGCATATCGGTCCCGACGGCTCCGGCCACTTCGTCAAGATGGTGCACAACGGCATCGAGTACGCCGATATGCAGCTGATCGGTGAGGCCTACCACCTGTTCCGCGATGCGCTCGGCTTCGGCGCCAAGCAGATCGCCGATGTGTTCACGCAGTGGAATTCCGGAGAGTTGGAGAGCTACCTGGTCGAGATCACCGCCGAGGTGCTCAACCAGGTCGACGCGAAGACGGGTAAGCCGCTCGTCGATGTGATCGTCGATGCCGCCGAACAGAAGGGCACCGGTCGCTGGACCGTCAAGTCCGCACTCGATCTCGGCATCCCGGTCACCGGCATCGCCGAAGCGGTATTCGCCCGGGCACTGTCGGGTTCGCGTGCGCAGCGCAAGGCCGCAGTCGGCCTCGCCGCGGGCACGCTGGGTGAAAAGCCCACTGATGTGGAGCAATTCACCGAGGACATCCGGCAGGCGCTCTATGCCTCGAAGATCGTCGCCTACGCACAGGGCTTCGATCAGATCGCCGCGGGCAGTGTCGAATACAACTGGGACCTGCACCCCGGCGACCTCGCCACTATCTGGCGCGGTGGCTGCATCATCCGCGCCCGCTTCCTCAACCGGATCAAGGACGCCTACGACCAGAATCCGGAACTGCCGAGCCTGATCCTGGCTCCGTATTTCCGCGACGCGATCGAAACGGCCATCGACAGCTGGCGCCGCGTCGTCGCCACGGCAACCCTGCTCGGCATCCCGGTACCGGCCTTCGCCTCCTCGCTGTCGTACTACGACGCCCTGCGCGCCGAACGGCTGCCCGCCGCCCTCACCCAGGGCCAGCGCGACTTCTTCGGCGCGCACACCTACGAGCGCATCGACGCACCGGGCAAGTACCACACGCTGTGGAGCGGTGACCGCAGCGAGGTCGCCGCGGACTGATTCTCCCGGGGGCGGCCGACGAGTTCGGCCGCCCCAGTGGGCGGAGTCCGAGTCGTGTCGACTCCGCATGCCGCTACTGAACACCACGGCTGATAAGCGCCAGATCCATGCATACCAGTCCGGTATACTGATCGCATGACAGTTCAGGTTGCAGTCCGTCTACCCGACGATATGGCCGCGTTCATCGATGCACACACGACCAACCGAACCGCCTACATCCTTGCGGCCCTCGAACGCGAGCGGCGGCGCATCCTCGCCGAGGCCGATATCCGCGCACTCGCGGTCGCTGACGACTCCGACGCCGCTGCCGTCGCTGGTCACGCCGTCCGCACGCCGCTGGATGTCGAGTAGGTGCGCCCGATCCACCGGGCCCGACTCGATAAGGTGCGCCCAGCGCTGGTACTCACCCGCGAACTGATCCGGCCGCACCTGAATCAAGTCACCGTCGCCGTGATAACCACGACTATCCGAGGCCTGTCCACAGAGGTGGAATTGAGCACTCGCAATGGATTGGCGCAGCGATGTGTCGTCAACCTCGACCTGGTGCAAACCATCCCGGTCGCCGATCTCGGCGAGCAGATCGGATGGTTCTATCCAGACCAAGAGGAAGGGCTCAGCGAGGCCTTGCGACTTGCCTACGACCTGAAGTGATCGGATCCGGCTAGTCCCTGAGGGCGGTGACGACTTCGTGGCACGACTCCTGCAGGATGTCGCGATAGTCGTCCAGGTCGGGGACGATCTCGGGATCACAGGCCACCGAGACGGTGAAAGTGTCGCCTGCGCCTACGAAGGAGTGGGCCAAGCCGATCTCCGGGAATACCGGCGGCAGCATGCCCGCGAAGCGAAACGGCTTGCCCAGCAATGACCATTCGGCGGTCGGCTCGCACCTGATGCTGGTCAGGATCGTATGTCCGTATGCGGGCGTCGCGGGGTCGGCGGGCGGCAGCGTACCGAATCTCGTCCGGTACGTGCGGCTCGGGAGTAGGCCGATCAGCTGGAGGCGGTTGAGTTCGCGGCGGCTCGACGGTGCGTGGCGGCGTGCGCGCAGGGTGGCCTCGACGGTCCGCGCACGATCGGCGAGATCGGGCTCGGCGGGCGCGAGCGCGACCGCGGCGGCGCCCACCCGATTCACACCCATCACGGCCGCGTCGGGCACCGCGATGGTGACGAGGGCCGCGAGGTCGTCAGGACACGGCTCACCCCGTTTTTCGAGATAGCGCTCCATGGCGCGCGAGATCGCGGTCAGGCCGACGGCCGTCACCGTGATCCCCGGTGTCCGGATGTCGCGCAGGTCCATGGGGATCGTCCGGATGGCGCGGTCCGGACCGATCCGGCGGTTGAGCACCGTCGGGCTGAGCGGTGGAATGTCGGGCCCGCCGTCGTCACCGTCGCGGGCGATCCGGCGCGTCTCGCCCCGGACGCGGAGGTTGAAACGCAACATCTGCAGCGGCCAGCGCAAGGCGCCGCCCACCGCGGTGAGCCGTAGGCGCGGGCGCTTGGCGGCGGGCCCGAGCCCCTCGATCCGCAGCGGTGTGGGCGCTGACGCGAACAAGGCCTCCGTCAGCGATGTCATCGCCGGGCCCGCCATCAACGCATGACTGATATGCATCATCACCACGGTGCCCGGGCCGGTCAGCGTCGCGATGCCGGATACCTCGGGGAATACGTGCAACTGCCAGGCGCTGACCCGCGCGTCCAGCGGTCGCGCCAGAATGCTCCCCATCCGATCGAGGCAGTCCGCCCAGTCCAGGTCCGCGACCGCATGGATGACGATATGACTATCGATCGGACTGTCGTCGACACCCCAGAACGGATGCCCGAGCCCGCCGGGCACCTCGTGGATTCGGCGGCGCAGCGGTTCGAGCAGCTCGGCCCGTTCGTCGAAATGACGGGCGATATCGGTGGCGGTCGGCGCTACGCCGCCCGCGCTGTCGAACACCCACCACATCGGCCAGTCGGTCACGCGCCCCGAGCGGGCGAAGTAGTAGTAGGCGGCGTCATTGGCCACCAACTGTGATTCGTGCATGATGCTGCTCTCGTCGATCCGATGTGCTGCACTCTGCCATCACGTGGAACGGAATCGAAATCAGCTGCCGGCGTTGCCGATCCAAC is part of the Nocardia sp. NBC_00565 genome and encodes:
- the gndA gene encoding NADP-dependent phosphogluconate dehydrogenase; this encodes MASATASAQIGVTGLAVMGSNIARNFAKHGYTVALHNRSIAKTDALLAEHGADGNFVRSETIEEFVAALEKPRRVLIMVKAGDPTDAVIEELAAAMEPGDIIIDGGNALYTDTIRREAAMKARGLNFVGAGISGGEEGALNGPSIMPGGPKESYESLGPLLESIAAQVDGTPCCTHIGPDGSGHFVKMVHNGIEYADMQLIGEAYHLFRDALGFGAKQIADVFTQWNSGELESYLVEITAEVLNQVDAKTGKPLVDVIVDAAEQKGTGRWTVKSALDLGIPVTGIAEAVFARALSGSRAQRKAAVGLAAGTLGEKPTDVEQFTEDIRQALYASKIVAYAQGFDQIAAGSVEYNWDLHPGDLATIWRGGCIIRARFLNRIKDAYDQNPELPSLILAPYFRDAIETAIDSWRRVVATATLLGIPVPAFASSLSYYDALRAERLPAALTQGQRDFFGAHTYERIDAPGKYHTLWSGDRSEVAAD
- a CDS encoding antitoxin, producing the protein MTVQVAVRLPDDMAAFIDAHTTNRTAYILAALERERRRILAEADIRALAVADDSDAAAVAGHAVRTPLDVE
- a CDS encoding type II toxin-antitoxin system PemK/MazF family toxin; this encodes MRPIHRARLDKVRPALVLTRELIRPHLNQVTVAVITTTIRGLSTEVELSTRNGLAQRCVVNLDLVQTIPVADLGEQIGWFYPDQEEGLSEALRLAYDLK
- a CDS encoding wax ester/triacylglycerol synthase domain-containing protein, with product MHESQLVANDAAYYYFARSGRVTDWPMWWVFDSAGGVAPTATDIARHFDERAELLEPLRRRIHEVPGGLGHPFWGVDDSPIDSHIVIHAVADLDWADCLDRMGSILARPLDARVSAWQLHVFPEVSGIATLTGPGTVVMMHISHALMAGPAMTSLTEALFASAPTPLRIEGLGPAAKRPRLRLTAVGGALRWPLQMLRFNLRVRGETRRIARDGDDGGPDIPPLSPTVLNRRIGPDRAIRTIPMDLRDIRTPGITVTAVGLTAISRAMERYLEKRGEPCPDDLAALVTIAVPDAAVMGVNRVGAAAVALAPAEPDLADRARTVEATLRARRHAPSSRRELNRLQLIGLLPSRTYRTRFGTLPPADPATPAYGHTILTSIRCEPTAEWSLLGKPFRFAGMLPPVFPEIGLAHSFVGAGDTFTVSVACDPEIVPDLDDYRDILQESCHEVVTALRD